One window of Legionella pneumophila subsp. pneumophila str. Philadelphia 1 genomic DNA carries:
- a CDS encoding FAD-binding protein yields MSQNQWSLEKIKQYKEDTGQALLSDEQSLVLFGQDFGKLIQSQPVAVSAPQSTESLQSLILFANQYHLPVTIRGNGLSQGGQSLPVPGGLTISMQSFNKPLDLSEDLIWVEANTSWKNLLEKSLLKNKAPYVLPYNCNLSVGGVLSAGGIGASSFKYGVINAYVSALEVVDGLGRKQIVEKNSPLFQACLSGQGRFGVITKACIQLRSVQPRVKTFFLVYADQNQWFEDIYKIQGKVDYMEIFCSPSIQGARLKEDKRIPMAYWLYGLHLSVEYDRHAEDILGKLKPWNVLNIQEEGILSYFLRHNSRFDMMKLTGQWDLLHPWYECFVPTSFLTGVLSQLLEELPLHYASLVHVVPIAKQKAGFMMLPDCDSICEFMILNPGVPYSLEESCLKAIENLDKHLLQNNGKRYLSGYLGTELPDNYWLKHFGEKYDSWVGLKKQYDPAGIFSSMLHHI; encoded by the coding sequence ATGTCGCAAAATCAGTGGAGCTTAGAGAAAATCAAGCAGTATAAGGAAGATACCGGACAAGCATTGCTCAGTGATGAGCAATCGCTTGTTTTATTTGGTCAGGATTTTGGCAAGCTCATTCAATCACAGCCGGTAGCTGTATCCGCCCCTCAAAGCACAGAGTCATTGCAATCATTAATTCTATTCGCCAATCAATATCACTTACCAGTGACTATTCGTGGTAATGGTTTAAGTCAAGGTGGCCAATCATTGCCTGTTCCTGGAGGACTAACAATTTCTATGCAGTCTTTCAACAAGCCACTTGATTTGAGTGAAGATCTCATCTGGGTTGAGGCCAATACCAGTTGGAAGAATCTGCTTGAAAAATCACTACTGAAGAATAAAGCCCCCTATGTGCTGCCTTATAACTGTAATCTGTCGGTTGGGGGTGTTTTATCTGCAGGAGGAATAGGGGCTTCCTCTTTTAAATACGGTGTTATTAATGCTTATGTTTCAGCATTGGAAGTGGTTGATGGTTTGGGGAGAAAGCAAATCGTTGAAAAAAACTCACCTCTATTTCAAGCCTGTCTTTCAGGGCAAGGTCGATTTGGTGTCATTACCAAGGCATGTATTCAGCTACGATCAGTTCAGCCACGCGTCAAAACTTTCTTTCTGGTTTATGCTGATCAGAATCAATGGTTTGAAGATATTTATAAAATACAGGGTAAAGTCGATTATATGGAGATATTTTGTTCTCCTTCAATTCAGGGAGCTCGATTGAAAGAAGATAAACGTATTCCCATGGCTTATTGGTTGTATGGTTTGCACCTTTCTGTTGAATATGATCGGCATGCAGAAGATATTTTAGGGAAGTTAAAGCCCTGGAATGTCCTAAACATACAGGAAGAGGGCATTTTATCTTATTTTTTAAGGCATAACTCTCGCTTTGATATGATGAAGTTGACGGGGCAATGGGATTTGTTACATCCTTGGTATGAATGTTTTGTTCCTACCTCATTTTTAACAGGAGTACTTTCCCAACTGTTAGAGGAATTACCACTTCACTATGCCAGCTTGGTTCATGTTGTTCCAATTGCCAAGCAAAAAGCCGGGTTTATGATGTTACCAGACTGCGATTCAATTTGTGAATTTATGATTTTAAATCCAGGGGTACCTTATTCCCTAGAGGAAAGTTGCCTGAAGGCTATTGAGAATCTCGATAAGCACTTGCTGCAAAATAATGGTAAACGCTATTTATCAGGATACTTAGGTACAGAATTACCAGACAACTATTGGCTAAAGCATTTTGGAGAAAAATACGACTCATGGGTAGGTTTGAAAAAACAGTATGATCCAGCAGGGATTTTTTCATCGATGTTACATCATATATAA
- the lspC gene encoding type II secretory system protein LspC — protein sequence MKFDIQFLFSANYAKWIIISLISLFGILIIFEWISLFYPLTYVRAIPVSNTKSITGMREENLNYIFNTSLFGVYVPADLNEDNVKQSMLNVTLVGILFADKIEESQVIIRSASGEEKTYNVGDKIPGGATIKRIMPGGVLVERDGTLESLSLPKNDLTFEPVAKPLKEE from the coding sequence ATGAAATTTGATATTCAATTTTTGTTTTCAGCCAATTACGCTAAATGGATAATCATTAGTTTAATATCCCTGTTTGGTATTTTGATTATTTTTGAATGGATTTCCTTATTTTATCCATTGACTTATGTTAGGGCTATCCCGGTTTCAAATACAAAATCTATTACTGGAATGAGAGAAGAGAATCTCAATTATATTTTCAATACGTCCTTATTTGGAGTTTATGTTCCTGCAGACTTGAATGAGGATAATGTAAAACAATCAATGCTGAATGTTACTTTGGTCGGTATTCTTTTTGCGGACAAGATAGAAGAGTCTCAAGTGATTATACGATCTGCCAGTGGGGAAGAAAAAACCTATAATGTAGGAGATAAGATACCTGGTGGTGCAACAATTAAACGTATTATGCCAGGAGGAGTGCTTGTGGAAAGAGATGGCACTTTAGAAAGTTTAAGTCTTCCGAAAAATGATTTAACCTTTGAACCTGTCGCTAAGCCTTTAAAAGAGGAATAA
- a CDS encoding tetratricopeptide repeat protein, producing the protein MQRIFKLFILVIFIPMMAACIHSTLNLREGIQCFKAQDYRKAFIRLKPEAEKGNPDAQYAVGYMYYYGKGVVEDRKKARFWITCAARAGQPDAIVALGILDRQARRDRELFQDNNLQHFPVDNGL; encoded by the coding sequence ATGCAACGCATCTTTAAGTTATTCATTCTAGTAATTTTTATTCCTATGATGGCTGCCTGTATTCATAGTACCTTAAATTTACGAGAAGGAATCCAATGCTTTAAAGCACAGGACTACAGGAAAGCATTCATTCGTTTAAAACCGGAAGCTGAAAAGGGAAATCCAGATGCTCAGTATGCTGTAGGTTATATGTATTATTATGGTAAAGGTGTGGTAGAAGATAGAAAAAAAGCCCGTTTCTGGATAACTTGTGCTGCAAGAGCAGGTCAGCCAGACGCCATAGTTGCTCTTGGAATTCTTGATCGCCAAGCTAGACGGGATAGAGAACTATTTCAAGATAATAATTTGCAACATTTTCCCGTTGATAATGGTTTATAA
- a CDS encoding calcium/sodium antiporter, producing the protein MNPILNLIISFIALLWAANHLVAGSSGLAIRFQLSPLMIGLTIVALGTSAPELFISIISSLKDKNDLAIGNAIGSNIANIGLILGIIILIKPTSFHFNKLKKVYPILIIVMLFAYSLILDGYLGTIDGCLFLIGCIAVLCYFIYLASHSPKRDLSVNEFRPAILSYRSTPSNLLSIAIGLLILPICSKYLVYNASEIAKWAGISEFTIGLTIIAIGSSLPELTTALVAAIKGEDSIAIGTIIGSNIYNLLLILALPGLLNPTKISSVVLWRDMPVMLSITLLLLFLNYYYQKKTSSWPGGILLLVYFCYMASLIINAHS; encoded by the coding sequence ATGAACCCTATTCTGAATTTGATTATCAGTTTTATTGCCCTTCTTTGGGCTGCCAATCATTTGGTTGCTGGTTCTTCAGGGCTGGCAATTCGTTTTCAATTATCACCCCTCATGATTGGTTTAACTATTGTTGCATTGGGTACCAGTGCTCCCGAATTATTTATCTCTATCATTTCTTCCTTAAAAGATAAAAATGATCTGGCAATTGGAAATGCGATTGGTTCAAATATAGCAAATATTGGCTTAATTTTAGGGATTATAATCCTTATCAAACCAACCTCTTTTCATTTCAATAAACTAAAAAAAGTATACCCAATATTGATAATTGTCATGCTGTTTGCGTACAGCTTAATACTTGACGGTTATTTGGGTACAATTGATGGTTGCCTTTTTTTGATCGGATGTATAGCAGTACTCTGTTATTTCATTTATTTAGCTAGTCACTCGCCTAAAAGAGATTTATCAGTTAATGAATTTAGACCCGCGATACTATCCTATCGTTCAACACCCTCTAATTTATTGAGTATCGCAATAGGTTTATTGATTCTGCCTATTTGTTCAAAATACCTGGTTTATAATGCATCTGAAATTGCAAAATGGGCTGGTATAAGTGAATTCACCATTGGCTTGACCATTATTGCTATAGGTTCCTCCTTGCCAGAACTTACAACGGCTCTTGTTGCCGCTATCAAAGGAGAAGACTCTATAGCGATAGGTACGATAATTGGCTCAAATATTTATAACCTGTTGTTAATCTTAGCTCTACCGGGATTACTAAACCCAACTAAAATTAGCAGCGTCGTATTATGGCGTGATATGCCAGTGATGCTTTCCATTACCTTACTTTTATTGTTTTTAAATTACTATTATCAAAAAAAGACATCCTCCTGGCCTGGGGGGATACTTTTGCTTGTGTATTTTTGTTACATGGCTTCTTTGATTATTAACGCACACAGTTAG
- the ceg18 gene encoding Dot/Icm T4SS effector Ceg18: protein MHLTREVNIMSILSAVSRVINNFSTEIKNRVVEVGSNLKKSTEEFIGEVVIKAAVNRLKQGMLNALSSSNDTTKDNGNDLSTNSPDIEDVSAPTLSSKKKTEANTTLVGSTGIMQKLLGNIGVNSEQSIEVLSKHFNGAVERFTQDVSKAANEAVCEKIKSIQPEDVVKGINSLIGNTLKVDSESGDTTLSFKLESAVQILGVILAAMGMLMFASQTKSTEQKTLEIEHLPTEEIQPPSLAIH, encoded by the coding sequence TTGCACTTAACAAGAGAGGTAAACATTATGTCAATATTATCTGCTGTTTCGCGTGTCATAAATAATTTTTCAACTGAAATTAAAAATAGAGTTGTTGAAGTCGGGAGTAATTTAAAGAAGTCAACAGAAGAGTTTATTGGCGAAGTAGTCATAAAAGCGGCTGTGAATCGTTTGAAACAAGGAATGTTGAATGCTTTGTCTTCTTCGAATGACACCACCAAAGATAATGGTAATGATTTATCCACAAACAGCCCTGACATTGAAGATGTATCTGCCCCCACGCTAAGCTCAAAGAAAAAAACAGAGGCAAATACCACTCTGGTTGGCAGTACCGGTATAATGCAGAAATTGTTGGGCAATATTGGCGTAAATTCTGAACAAAGTATAGAAGTGTTGTCCAAGCATTTTAATGGTGCTGTTGAGCGTTTTACCCAAGATGTTTCAAAGGCTGCAAATGAGGCTGTGTGTGAAAAGATCAAAAGTATACAGCCGGAAGATGTGGTAAAGGGTATTAACAGTCTAATCGGCAATACTCTCAAAGTAGACTCAGAGTCTGGCGACACTACCCTATCATTCAAGCTTGAGAGTGCCGTACAAATCCTGGGCGTCATTCTTGCAGCCATGGGTATGCTGATGTTTGCTTCTCAAACTAAATCAACCGAGCAGAAAACTCTAGAGATAGAACATCTGCCAACTGAAGAAATTCAACCACCTTCATTGGCTATTCATTAA
- the mutY gene encoding A/G-specific adenine glycosylase, giving the protein MSTNSLNQLFSQLLLDWYDLHGRKDLPWQLPRSPYRVWVSEIMLQQTQVQTVIPYFNRFIEHFPDIFLLANADEDEVLSLWSGLGYYSRARNLHNTAKIISDQYNGVFPEDLNILVQLPGIGPSTAAAILSQAFNKPAAILDGNVKRVLSRFFLIEGWPEQAQVKKKLWGLASSCMPNERCADYTQAIMDLGATCCTNKNPQCLRCPVKNHCLAFHNKKQHLYPTKKIKKQRPILSQQFLVLHNRQNQVYLEKRPPTGLWGGLWCLPSINNQTCPIEHIQLFYRLQGDSPKLITRFKHSFSHFHLEITALSIRIESTNNFISESRGQWFTKETLPTLGLAKPTTLILSKLMETGA; this is encoded by the coding sequence TTGAGTACAAACTCTTTAAATCAACTTTTCAGTCAATTACTGCTTGATTGGTATGACCTGCATGGACGCAAAGATTTGCCATGGCAATTACCCCGCTCTCCCTACAGAGTTTGGGTATCTGAAATCATGTTACAACAAACTCAAGTTCAAACTGTTATTCCCTACTTTAATCGTTTTATAGAACATTTCCCTGATATTTTTTTGCTTGCTAATGCAGATGAGGATGAAGTGCTCTCTCTATGGTCGGGGTTAGGCTATTACAGTCGCGCCAGAAATCTTCACAACACAGCAAAAATAATTAGTGACCAGTATAATGGCGTATTTCCTGAAGATCTGAACATTTTAGTTCAACTGCCAGGAATAGGACCATCGACAGCAGCAGCGATACTTTCACAAGCTTTTAATAAACCAGCTGCTATTTTAGATGGGAATGTGAAGCGAGTTTTGTCTCGATTTTTTTTAATCGAAGGCTGGCCAGAACAAGCCCAGGTTAAAAAAAAACTATGGGGGCTTGCGTCTTCTTGTATGCCCAATGAACGGTGTGCAGATTATACACAAGCAATTATGGACTTAGGTGCAACATGCTGCACAAATAAAAATCCTCAGTGTTTGCGTTGTCCTGTTAAAAATCATTGCCTGGCCTTTCATAATAAAAAACAACATCTTTATCCAACAAAAAAAATAAAGAAACAGCGCCCAATATTATCCCAACAGTTCTTGGTGTTGCATAATAGACAAAATCAGGTTTATCTGGAAAAAAGACCTCCTACAGGGTTATGGGGAGGCTTATGGTGTTTACCCAGTATAAATAATCAAACTTGCCCAATTGAGCATATCCAACTCTTTTACAGGTTGCAGGGAGATAGCCCAAAGCTAATTACCCGGTTTAAACACAGCTTTAGCCATTTTCATTTGGAAATAACAGCATTGAGCATAAGAATAGAATCTACGAATAATTTTATCTCTGAATCCAGAGGACAATGGTTTACAAAAGAAACCTTGCCAACATTAGGTCTTGCCAAACCAACCACCTTGATACTATCCAAATTAATGGAGACTGGCGCCTAG
- a CDS encoding AsmA family protein: MKLLGKILLAFTALMIFVSITLWILAKNIKPETIKQLVSNKITAITHKQSQIDGTISWQLFPRPGLKFNKIHIGNENLNDNYSLLIDTLLLNLKITPLLKGHFVFSEINIDGLKLFINQENNEKPLSSEKNANQYNTTTYPNEQFAIQKLLLSHGQIILNSKGHSTVLKNIQIGAEQFNLKNSPFSVQIKAKLTDAAFLQTAKANINFKGRVSLSPSIIDELNSGISKSSIEGQLQIQNILLNQFAIKKINTTLKTHKRDIQFNPLTLSLYNGESIGDMDYVIATQQLLINQTATNLDGKQLITSLLKHPAISGNLDYSIHASIPLKALSIESLVSKGTITLKDGEVYNINLDQLLNNLKVKLNSLMTETPDNIKKLAQSADWDQNKNTQGNTKFKLANFKFQLQTGAISSDSFLLQTDKLQVNGEGRINLLNQEIYSNIKATLNDNSTDNTLQKIQQALGGYFPLVVSGTVENPIVLPDFKAISPVLSSLAIKSALTKPLKIIQKPLKELIH; the protein is encoded by the coding sequence ATGAAATTGCTAGGAAAAATTCTACTTGCTTTTACTGCTTTAATGATCTTTGTATCAATTACTTTATGGATTTTAGCAAAAAATATTAAACCCGAAACCATTAAGCAATTGGTTAGTAATAAAATCACAGCAATCACTCATAAGCAAAGCCAAATTGATGGGACTATTTCCTGGCAATTGTTCCCAAGACCTGGACTCAAATTCAATAAGATACATATAGGTAATGAAAATTTAAATGATAATTATTCTCTTCTGATTGATACATTGCTATTAAATTTAAAAATTACTCCTTTGTTGAAAGGACATTTTGTATTTAGTGAAATTAACATTGATGGCCTAAAATTATTTATCAACCAAGAAAATAATGAAAAGCCTCTCTCTTCTGAAAAAAACGCTAATCAATACAACACAACAACGTACCCCAATGAGCAATTTGCCATTCAAAAATTATTATTAAGCCATGGACAAATTATCCTTAACAGTAAGGGGCATTCTACTGTCTTAAAAAATATTCAAATTGGAGCAGAGCAATTTAATTTAAAAAACTCGCCCTTTTCAGTACAGATTAAAGCCAAGCTGACTGATGCTGCTTTTTTACAGACAGCCAAAGCTAATATTAATTTTAAAGGTCGAGTTAGTCTATCACCCTCAATTATTGATGAACTCAATTCAGGAATTAGTAAGTCTTCCATAGAAGGCCAACTGCAAATACAAAATATTTTATTGAATCAATTTGCTATCAAAAAAATCAATACCACTCTTAAAACTCATAAAAGAGATATCCAATTTAATCCACTTACTTTGTCACTCTATAATGGGGAATCGATAGGAGATATGGACTATGTCATCGCTACACAACAATTGTTAATTAATCAAACTGCAACCAATTTAGATGGAAAACAATTAATCACTTCTTTATTAAAACATCCTGCAATTAGCGGTAATTTAGATTACTCAATTCATGCCTCAATACCATTGAAAGCACTCAGTATTGAGAGTCTTGTTAGTAAAGGAACCATTACGCTTAAAGATGGAGAAGTCTATAATATTAATCTTGATCAATTACTTAATAATCTAAAAGTAAAACTTAATTCGCTTATGACTGAAACTCCAGATAACATAAAAAAACTGGCTCAATCAGCGGATTGGGATCAAAATAAAAACACGCAAGGCAATACCAAATTTAAACTAGCAAATTTTAAATTCCAGTTACAAACCGGAGCAATTAGCAGTGATTCATTTTTGCTGCAGACTGATAAACTCCAGGTGAATGGAGAAGGGAGAATTAATCTGCTAAATCAAGAAATATACTCCAATATTAAGGCCACGTTAAACGACAATAGTACAGACAATACTTTGCAAAAAATTCAACAAGCATTGGGCGGCTATTTCCCACTGGTAGTATCTGGCACAGTTGAAAATCCCATAGTTTTGCCAGATTTTAAAGCAATTAGCCCTGTATTAAGTTCGTTAGCGATCAAATCGGCTCTGACAAAACCTTTAAAAATAATACAAAAACCACTTAAAGAGCTAATCCATTGA
- a CDS encoding S1C family serine protease, which translates to MEMMRQQRNLLLIPFILCFILARPVFSLNLDALLPDERNTVEVFQKASSKVVYVHRLANATVQRRYSLQKTHIPDGAGSGIIWDNKGHVVTNFHVINGADDIAITLGNMTVPAKVIGSEPRKDIAVLEIKSPKALNYLKSFQPFEIVSLNDLIVGQKAIAIGNPFGLDHSLSKGVISALGRKVPGIGGVTIYDMIQTDTPINPGNSGGPLLNSAGQLIGMNTMIYSRSGSSAGIGFAVPAEDIQKIASQIINHGRVVLSGIGIQRVEPHLAERLGVKKGILIADVVPGTPADKLKLRGTHRNQWGRIVLGDVIVGVNAHPVPNYDALYNLLTEIKVGEQITVSIIRNGKKMDVKMKTIDIAAL; encoded by the coding sequence ATGGAGATGATGAGACAACAACGTAACTTATTACTTATCCCTTTTATTTTATGTTTTATTCTGGCAAGACCTGTTTTTAGTTTAAACCTGGATGCTCTCCTTCCAGATGAACGGAATACAGTTGAAGTATTTCAAAAAGCCTCATCCAAAGTTGTTTATGTTCATCGATTGGCAAATGCTACTGTTCAGCGTCGTTACTCATTACAAAAAACACATATTCCTGATGGGGCAGGCTCCGGTATTATTTGGGATAACAAAGGCCATGTTGTAACCAATTTTCATGTCATTAACGGTGCTGATGACATAGCAATCACTTTGGGAAATATGACTGTTCCTGCCAAAGTGATTGGTTCAGAGCCTCGCAAGGACATTGCAGTCCTGGAAATTAAATCACCCAAGGCTCTGAATTATTTAAAATCATTTCAGCCCTTTGAAATAGTCTCTCTTAATGATTTGATCGTTGGGCAAAAAGCGATTGCGATTGGGAATCCTTTTGGGTTAGATCATAGTCTATCAAAAGGGGTGATCTCCGCTTTAGGGAGAAAAGTCCCTGGTATAGGCGGGGTAACAATTTATGATATGATCCAGACGGATACCCCTATCAATCCGGGTAATTCAGGGGGGCCTCTATTAAATAGCGCAGGCCAATTAATTGGTATGAACACCATGATTTATTCACGATCGGGTTCTTCTGCAGGTATTGGTTTCGCAGTTCCCGCGGAAGATATTCAGAAAATTGCATCTCAAATTATTAATCATGGTCGAGTGGTATTGTCTGGTATCGGTATTCAACGAGTTGAGCCACATCTTGCTGAAAGGTTGGGAGTTAAAAAGGGTATTTTGATTGCTGATGTGGTGCCTGGAACTCCTGCAGACAAATTGAAGTTACGAGGTACTCACAGAAATCAATGGGGGCGTATTGTTTTAGGGGATGTTATTGTAGGTGTGAATGCACATCCTGTCCCAAATTATGATGCTCTGTATAATTTGCTCACGGAAATTAAGGTGGGAGAGCAAATTACTGTTTCAATAATAAGGAATGGTAAGAAAATGGATGTCAAAATGAAAACAATTGATATTGCAGCGCTTTAA
- a CDS encoding isochorismatase family protein — translation MLLNRADSLLVLIDVQEKLTPAILNLDLFLARCEWLLKLARKLDVPVLASEQYPKGLGRTVSPLSSYINQEECIEKIHFSCVQEPQYINLLKGYNKSQLILIGIEAHVCVLQTAIEMKGYGFDVFVVVDGVSSRSEFDLKYGLKRMKQNGIHLITAEMVLFEWLKQAGTPEFKAISKEFLQ, via the coding sequence ATGTTACTAAATAGAGCGGATTCTCTTTTGGTCTTGATTGATGTACAGGAAAAACTAACCCCGGCAATATTAAATCTCGATCTTTTTTTAGCTCGATGTGAATGGTTACTAAAATTAGCCAGAAAACTGGACGTGCCTGTTCTAGCCAGTGAACAATACCCTAAAGGTTTAGGTCGAACCGTTTCTCCTTTAAGCTCTTATATCAATCAAGAAGAATGCATTGAAAAAATTCATTTCTCATGCGTGCAAGAACCACAATATATTAACCTCCTGAAAGGATATAATAAAAGCCAGCTTATTCTTATTGGAATTGAGGCTCATGTATGTGTGCTTCAAACGGCCATAGAAATGAAGGGCTATGGATTCGATGTCTTTGTTGTTGTAGATGGTGTGAGCAGCCGCTCTGAGTTTGATTTAAAATACGGTCTAAAAAGGATGAAACAGAATGGGATCCATTTGATAACCGCTGAAATGGTACTGTTCGAGTGGTTAAAACAAGCAGGTACGCCAGAATTTAAAGCGATTAGCAAAGAATTTTTACAATAG
- a CDS encoding SDR family NAD(P)-dependent oxidoreductase, which produces MNFDNQIALVTGGVSGMGKACVQYLQQHGMKVVVWDKQEGTSNEAELYVACDVTSDESVEKAMRQTISQVGVPRVCINCAGIAPAKRMVGKEGPMPLESFRQVIDVNLIGTFNVMRIAAHAMSGLELDNKSQERGVIINTASIAAFEGQIGQSAYSASKGGIVSMTLPAARELAQFAIRVNTIAPGLIATPLLLNMPQEVQDSLVATVTFPKRLGRPEEFASLVGHIIENQMINGEVIRLDAALRMR; this is translated from the coding sequence ATGAATTTCGATAATCAGATTGCACTAGTAACTGGTGGTGTCTCAGGTATGGGTAAGGCTTGTGTACAATATTTACAACAGCATGGCATGAAAGTTGTGGTCTGGGATAAACAGGAAGGCACCTCAAATGAAGCGGAACTGTATGTTGCTTGTGATGTAACCAGTGATGAATCTGTTGAAAAGGCAATGCGACAAACTATCTCTCAGGTAGGAGTACCAAGGGTTTGTATCAATTGTGCGGGAATTGCTCCGGCAAAACGCATGGTAGGAAAAGAAGGGCCAATGCCTTTGGAATCATTTAGACAAGTAATAGATGTCAATTTAATAGGTACCTTCAATGTCATGCGAATAGCTGCACATGCCATGTCAGGATTGGAGTTGGACAACAAATCTCAGGAGCGGGGTGTCATAATCAATACAGCTTCCATTGCTGCTTTTGAAGGACAAATAGGACAGTCTGCTTATAGTGCGTCAAAGGGTGGAATAGTATCAATGACCTTGCCAGCAGCACGTGAATTAGCTCAATTTGCAATAAGAGTAAATACAATTGCGCCGGGGTTAATAGCAACTCCTTTACTTTTAAATATGCCTCAAGAAGTTCAGGACAGTTTGGTTGCAACAGTGACTTTTCCCAAACGCCTGGGTAGACCAGAGGAATTTGCTTCACTAGTAGGTCATATTATTGAAAACCAGATGATTAATGGAGAGGTAATTCGTTTGGATGCGGCTCTCCGTATGCGTTGA
- a CDS encoding flagella synthesis protein FlgN, protein MNNNNKAKTLITQLEQEINWVEELNTLLSEEKEILSTSQFNQLETLAEKKQELSTKLEASAKQRVDLIKESNPGDKPHGLLLSDFLKNCATEDGIQINHLNNTLAERLNLCRELNTINGQVIANNMYTRQQIVNALSGNKSDAVSVYTSNGNLETPSESSHHEEA, encoded by the coding sequence ATGAATAATAACAATAAAGCAAAAACATTAATAACCCAATTAGAACAGGAAATAAACTGGGTAGAAGAACTCAATACTTTATTATCTGAAGAAAAAGAGATACTTTCTACCAGTCAATTCAATCAGCTGGAGACATTAGCCGAGAAAAAACAGGAATTATCAACTAAATTAGAGGCTAGTGCAAAACAACGTGTAGACCTTATAAAAGAATCAAACCCCGGCGACAAACCTCATGGACTCCTGTTGTCTGATTTTCTCAAAAATTGCGCTACAGAAGATGGCATTCAAATCAATCATTTAAATAACACTCTTGCAGAGAGATTAAACCTATGTCGTGAATTAAATACCATTAATGGTCAAGTCATAGCGAATAACATGTATACCCGTCAACAAATTGTCAACGCCTTGTCGGGAAATAAATCTGACGCTGTGAGTGTTTACACTTCTAACGGGAATTTGGAAACCCCTTCCGAAAGCAGTCACCATGAAGAAGCATAA
- the flgM gene encoding flagellar biosynthesis anti-sigma factor FlgM, which produces MINTIEDIHMVNQINDSANLRHIDMDNRINAKHKEAQNPVLENNSADSVNLSSTSKQLEALKASLKDLPEINEARVLYFKAEIQSGQYEIDSSKIAHGMLNSVEMV; this is translated from the coding sequence ATGATAAATACGATTGAGGATATTCATATGGTTAACCAAATTAATGACTCTGCCAATTTAAGGCATATCGATATGGACAATCGTATCAATGCAAAACATAAAGAAGCCCAAAACCCTGTTCTGGAAAATAACTCTGCTGATAGCGTCAATTTAAGTAGTACATCGAAGCAACTGGAAGCTTTAAAAGCATCTCTTAAAGATTTACCTGAAATCAATGAGGCACGTGTATTGTATTTTAAAGCTGAAATTCAATCCGGCCAGTATGAAATTGATAGCAGCAAGATTGCACATGGCATGTTAAATAGTGTAGAGATGGTTTAA
- the flgA gene encoding flagellar basal body P-ring formation chaperone FlgA: MKKCILSFFLFFASTSLFSESSQSLELLKNKIEQYALNELSNYTEGKIQVTADNIDPRLNLKVCDENKLEVFNPYQTPMLNTSTMGIKCLEENNHWTLYIPVKITIFKSVLVAKRALLKGTKISNSDIYQTELDVQKLKQGYFTDSKELIGLVCKHDITPNSPLNPFNIELAKLVHKGEQVSIIAAHDNLTVSMDGIAMDEGALGDSVKVKNLSSKRIIEAQVTGKKTVKVTF; the protein is encoded by the coding sequence GTGAAAAAGTGCATACTAAGCTTTTTCTTATTTTTTGCAAGCACCAGTTTATTTTCAGAATCAAGTCAGTCTCTCGAATTATTAAAAAATAAAATAGAACAATACGCCCTCAATGAATTATCAAACTATACTGAAGGTAAAATTCAGGTTACAGCGGATAATATTGATCCTCGCCTAAACTTAAAAGTTTGTGATGAAAATAAACTTGAAGTATTCAACCCTTATCAAACACCCATGCTCAACACCAGTACCATGGGAATCAAATGTTTAGAGGAAAACAATCACTGGACCCTATATATACCTGTCAAAATAACTATATTTAAATCTGTACTTGTGGCAAAACGAGCTTTACTGAAAGGTACAAAAATTAGTAATTCAGATATATACCAAACCGAGCTTGATGTTCAAAAACTGAAACAAGGATATTTTACTGACAGTAAAGAGCTTATTGGATTGGTTTGCAAGCATGATATCACGCCTAATAGCCCACTTAACCCTTTCAATATTGAATTAGCCAAACTGGTCCATAAAGGAGAACAGGTATCTATAATAGCCGCTCATGACAATTTAACAGTGAGCATGGATGGAATTGCAATGGATGAGGGGGCGCTAGGAGACTCTGTAAAAGTAAAAAATCTTTCCTCAAAACGAATTATTGAAGCTCAAGTCACAGGAAAGAAAACCGTGAAAGTTACTTTTTAA